GCCCCATCCCCATGCTGGCGTGGGTGCCGCTGTCCATCCTGATGTGGCCGGGCCGCGAGGCGTCCATCATCTTCCTGACCTTTCTGGGCTCGTTCTTCGCCACGGTGCTGAACACCCTGCTGGGTGTGGAATCCATCGACGAGGTGTACTTCCGCGCGGCCCATTCGCTGGGTGCGAAGCCCCGCCACGTGTTCTTCAAGGTGATCCTGCCGGGCGCGTTGCCGTTCATCTTCACCGGGTTGCAGATCAGCATGGGCTTTGCCTGGTTCTCGCTGGTGGCCGGAGAGATGCTGGCCGGCGAATACGGCCTTGGCTACCTGATCTGGAACTCGTTCATCATGGTGCAGTACCCGGTCATCGTCATCGCCATGGTCACGCTGGGGGTCATCGGCTGGCTGAGCAGCGCGCTGATCCGCATGGTGGGCAACCGGCTGATGCAATGGAAGGTGAGGGAGGAAATCCGATGAATACGGCAGAAGCGCTTTCCGTGCCCGCGCCGCGCGGGCAGATCAGCATCCGCAACGTCTCCAAGGTGTATGACCCGGACGGGGCCAAGGTGCTGGCGGTGGACAACTGCTCCATGGAGATAGCGGCGGGCGAGTTCTGCGTGGTGGTGGGGCCCTCGGGCTGCGGCAAGACCACGCTGCTCAACGCCATTGCCGGGTTTCACGGCATCACGTCGGGCGAGATACTGCTGGACGGCAAGCTGCTGTGCGGCCCCGGCAAGACGCCGCCGCCCGGCTCCGACCGCATCGTGGTCTTCCAGAACGGGGCGCTGTTCCCCTGGTACACCGTGCTCGACAACGTGACCTTCGGCCCGGTGGTGCAAGGCGCCATGCCCGAGCGCGAGGCGCGCGACAGGGCGCGCGAACTGCTGGCGCAGATGGGGCTGGAGGGCATCGGCGGCAACTACCCCAGCGAGATATCGTCGGGCATGCGCCGCCGGGTGGAGATAGCCCGGGCCATGATGACCGACCCCAGCGTGCTGCTGCTGGACGAACCCTTCCGGGCCATGGACGCCCTGACCAAGACGGTGGTCCACCAGTTCCTGCTGGACGTGTACGACCGCAGCAACAAGACCATCTTCTTCATCACCCACGACCTGGAAGAGGCCATCTTCCTCGGCACCAAGGTGTACATCATGACCACGCGCCCGGCCCGCATCAAGACCGTGCTGGACGTGGACAT
This genomic window from Nitratidesulfovibrio sp. SRB-5 contains:
- a CDS encoding ABC transporter permease translates to MSTASAATATRNDAAPSSLEMTLFCLREWLKSVAPYLNLLGIVGFIFLWYLLTEKLKVPWFNKLPGPVGVYEEWVSQDPSYGISLYTPEYYQHILTSIWRVLQAFFLATFLGVPVGLMMGWKKTFKDYTFPLLETLRPIPMLAWVPLSILMWPGREASIIFLTFLGSFFATVLNTLLGVESIDEVYFRAAHSLGAKPRHVFFKVILPGALPFIFTGLQISMGFAWFSLVAGEMLAGEYGLGYLIWNSFIMVQYPVIVIAMVTLGVIGWLSSALIRMVGNRLMQWKVREEIR
- a CDS encoding ABC transporter ATP-binding protein, with amino-acid sequence MNTAEALSVPAPRGQISIRNVSKVYDPDGAKVLAVDNCSMEIAAGEFCVVVGPSGCGKTTLLNAIAGFHGITSGEILLDGKLLCGPGKTPPPGSDRIVVFQNGALFPWYTVLDNVTFGPVVQGAMPEREARDRARELLAQMGLEGIGGNYPSEISSGMRRRVEIARAMMTDPSVLLLDEPFRAMDALTKTVVHQFLLDVYDRSNKTIFFITHDLEEAIFLGTKVYIMTTRPARIKTVLDVDIPRPRDFRVLSSSKYIKLKKECIEAVHEEALKAFKAGEREMA